In the Astatotilapia calliptera chromosome 5, fAstCal1.2, whole genome shotgun sequence genome, one interval contains:
- the LOC113023038 gene encoding zinc finger protein ZXDC, which produces MEIQGLSDAQNIQSQHGALHRSISSPHRSATGSIPHFISSENEAEVLLESLELHSDNNNNTRPRTSPFRLLAENGSEVACSPVSAPQTTLKSNLPGNRPGVGFHNVNPEKENELSALLASQEFVKTAWKYGLESGDVVMQMALPLFEGEEEPMPQRQPTFPVLRQQREDGSCKQPSVASHSAAALGNLSTVNLAEQTTQEFYVLFNVVQDEGSGETSKQRPDVPEDGDQMKGKKQCSKASPCGPMEAGNRSNVVSCESNDTLNCLDTQGLKPEHVFNLLNDNPAAGNVKQTAYHPTVEDVVLTNKYGDRICGQMCTESSEGKLVRELSSQPRVDESSTLISGTAGIVEAMDTSDFGTDSAAAQGSTTPVTASTSPPASETFSGTITINNQSIIVTIENGVLTLAAPPEGYVHKEDDMVSLKEHLGMKDHEDIVLLNYDSGTKSIGKISTLAVASSSHQEEPTPGLSVSDSELALVDDCSLSELGTSLDSCAKQEAGSLCAVTEADMGPPPPEAAVAGCDNEECHSVPVIRSKKDTVSTFDCPEPGCPSTFDTRQKLKVHLLNHAEDPRPYQCTVEGCGWAFATSYKLKRHLQSHNKQRPHTCQFEGCGRRFTTVYNLKAHVKVHEQDNAFACEVCNERFRSATRLTNHQRVHFEPQRPHKCEFPGCEKTFITFSALFSHNRTHFRETGHFMCTYPGCDKTYDKACRLKIHMRSHTGERPFVCDSEGCGWSFTSMSKLLRHKRKHDDDRRFVCSEEGCGKSFTRAEHLKGHSITHLGTKPFQCHAEGCNAKFSARSSLYIHSKKHKQDASTLRTRCPVANCSKHFSSRSSLKSHMLKHHHLSPDVLSQMETTPTLTPSNELVSSTPTTVAGSGIAGGDQLTNLDLSSLFSSVPGGTAPTTGIGVGIPVGGATSNGPFTMDLSLVSSGILTIDPSSVGTTLVTSTNTTMAKAVDPLILAANADMTPHHNLEGTASDVLRPQGTLNLDDVQTVTPEALGTLTALTMQGAGATVDPTLQHPLSSSSSLSVEPTASLAVAPVAELLGSPSKVEVGGQGGAGTLLGCVEVLGPQEGGKVLTQFVFPGHSSSFSPQKDSELSSVSPSSFLESGGSARTDYRAIQLAKKKKQRGPSASSGTSSSGQRKAKGTKAATAPGPLAPSGARYGDGAAVANGGLTLRDPITGAQYVQIHLLQDDPASDGDLAFQLSSQPSSSHSQLTVDLPVNILQESSVITEDDNGSDNSQFTGSTINLQDLE; this is translated from the exons ATGGAAATCCAGGGGCTTTCTGATGCCCAAAACATTCAGTCTCAACATGGCGCCCTACACAGAAGCATTTCGTCTCCACATCGATCGGCAACGGGGTCAATACCTCATTTTATTTCCAGCGAAAATGAAGCGGAAGTGCTGCTGGAGTCGCTTGAGCTACAcagcgacaacaacaacaacactaggCCGAGAACATCGCCGTTTCGCCTACTGGCGGAAAATGGCAGCGAGGTGGCTTGTTCGCCTGTCAGCGCACCGCAAACTACGCTTAAAAGCAATTTGCCGGGTAACAGACCGGGCGTGGGATTTCATAACGTGAACCCGGAGAAGGAAAATGAGCTCAGTGCCCTACTAGCTTCACAGGAGTTTGTCAAGACAGCCTGGAAATACGGATTAGAAAGCGGGGATGTTGTAATGCAAATGGCGCTGCCTCTCTTTGAAGGGGAAGAGGAACCGATGCCGCAGCGGCAACCAACGTTTCCAGTTTTACGGCAGCAGCGTGAGGACGGCTCCTGCAAACAGCCCTCAGTAGCCAGCCATAGCGCTGCGGCGCTGGGGAACTTGAGCACGGTAAACCTGGCGGAACAAACCACCCAGGagttttatgttctttttaatGTCGTTCAAGACGAAGGCAGCGGCGAGACAAGTAAACAGCGCCCGGATGTGCCTGAGGATGGCGATCAAATGAAAGGTAAAAAGCAGTGTTCCAAAGCAAGTCCCTGTGGCCCCATGGAGGCTGGAAACCGCAGTAACGTTGTTTCATGTGAATCTAATGACACTTTGAACTGCCTCGATACACAGGGCTTGAAACCTGAGCATGTTTTCAATTTACTGAACGATAATCCCGCGGCGGGTAACGTTAAACAGACTGCCTACCACCCCACCGTCGAAGACGTtgttttgacaaacaaatatggcGATAGGATTTGTGGCCAGATGTGCACCGAAAGCAGCGAAGGTAAACTGGTCAGGGAGCTCTCGTCGCAGCCTCGCGTTGACGAGAGCAGTACCTTGATTTCAGGGACTGCGGGGATCGTGGAAGCCATGGACACATCGGACTTTGGTACAGATTCAGCGGCGGCGCAGGGCAGTACAACCCCGGTCACGGCCTCCACAAGTCCGCCTGCTAGCGAAACATTTTCCGGAACTATCACGATAAACAACCAAAGCATCATAGTGACTATTGAAAACGGGGTACTAACTCTTGCTGCCCCACCCGAGGGCTATGTACATAAGGAGGATGACATGGTTAGCTTAAAGGAGCACTTAGGAATGAAAGATCATGAAGATATTGTTCTCCTCAACTATGACAGTGGTACTAAATCGATCGGGAAGATCAGCACACTGGCAGTAGCCAGTTCCAGCCATCAGGAAGAGCCCACACCTGGTTTGTCTGTCAGCGACTCAGAGCTGGCTCTGGTGGATGACTGCTCCCTGTCAGAGCTAGGTACTTCACTGGACTCCTGTGCCAAGCAGGAGGCAGGGTCACTATGTGCAGtaacagaagcagatatgggcCCTCCTCCTCCCGAAGCCGCTGTAGCTGGCTGTGACAATGAAGAGTGTCACTCTGTACCAGTAATCAGGTCCAAGAAAGACACCGTGTCCACCTTTGACTGCCCAGAACCAGGCTGCCCCTCCACATTTGACACACGACAGAAACTCAAGGTTCACCTCCTAAACCATGCTGAGGACCCACGTCCATATCAGTGCACTGTGGAAGGCTGCGGCTGGGCATTTGCCACCTCCTACAAGCTGAAGCGGCATCTCCAGTCCCACAACAAGCAGCGGCCACATACGTGCCAGTTTGAAGGCTGTGGGCGGCGTTTTACCACTGTCTACAACCTCAAGGCTCACGTCAAAGTCCACGAGCAGGATAACGCCTTTGCCTGCGAGGTCTGCAACGAGAGGTTTCGCAGTGCTACCCGGCTCACCAACCATCAGAGGGTCCACTTTGAGCCACAGAGGCCTCACAAATGTGAATTCCCAG GCTGTGAGAAAACCTTCATCACCTTCAGTGCTCTGTTCTCCCACAATCGCACTCACTTCAGAGAAACTGGCCACTTCATGTGCACCTACCCAGGCTGTGACAAGACCTATGATAAGGCCTGTCGTCTCAAGATCCACATGAGGAGTCACACGG GCGAGAGACCGTTTGTCTGTGACTCCGAGGGCTGCGGCTGGTCTTTTACAAGCATGTCAAAGTTGCTCCGACATAAAAG GAAACATGATGATGATCGGCGCTTTGTCTGCTCAGAGGAGGGTTGTGGGAAGTCCTTCACCCGGGCCGAGCACCTCAAAGGACACAGTATTACCCATCTAGGCACGAAGCCTTTTCAGTGCCATGCAGAAG gttgtaatgccaagttttcagcaCGTAGCAGCCTCTACATCCACTCCAAAAAGCATAAGCAGGACGCCAGCACCCTGAGGACTCGCTGCCCTGTGGCCAACTGCTCCAAACACTTCTCGTCCCGCAGCAGCCTTAAGAGCCACATGCTCAAACATCACCACCTCAGTCCTG ATGTTCTCAGTCAGATGGAGACCACACCAACCCTGACCCCCAGTAATGAGCTTGTTAGTTCCACACCTACCACGGTTGCAGGATCTGGTATTGCTGGGGGCGACCAGCTGACAAACCTGGACCTCAGCTCTCTGTTCTCTTCTGTGCCTGGAGGAACTGCACCCACTACAGGCATTGGAGTGGGAATCCCAGTTGGTGGGGCTACGTCTAATGGCCCGTTCACAATGGACCTCTCCCTGGTCAGCTCTGGCATCCTGACCATCGACCCCTCTTCAGTGGGAACTACACTTGTTACCAGCACTAACACCACAATGGCCAAGGCTGTGGACCCTCTTATATTGGCAGCCAATGCCGACATGACCCCCCACCACAACCTGGAGGGAACGGCAAGTGACGTCCTGCGCCCACAAGGCACCCTTAACCTGGACGATGTGCAGACAGTTACCCCAGAGGCGCTGGGAACCCTCACTGCCCTTACTATGCAGGGTGCTGGTGCCACTGTGGACCCCACTCTGCAGCACCCACTCAGCTCGTCCAGCTCCTTGAGCGTGGAACCCACAGCCTCCCTGGCTGTAGCTCCCGTTGCCGAGCTCCTTGGCTCACCATCTAAGGTGGAGGTGGGTGGCCAAGGAGGTGCTGGGACTCTGTTGGGTTGTGTGGAGGTGCTGGGACCCCAGGAGGGAGGAAAAGTGCTCACTCAGTTTGTCTTTCCTGgtcacagcagcagcttcagccCACAGAAAGATTCGGAGCTCAGTTCTGTGTCACCAAGCAGTTTCCTG GAGAGTGGGGGCTCGGCTAGGACTGACTACAGAGCCATCCAGCTGgctaagaagaagaagcagagaggCCCCTCGGCCTCCTCCG GGACTTCAAGCTCAGGTCAGAGAAAAGCTAAAGGAACAAAGGCTGCCACAGCTCCAGGACCACTCGCTCCCTCTGGGGCTCGCTATGGTGATGGAGCTGCAGTAGCGAATGGGGGCCTGACTCTCCGTGACCCCATCACCGGTGCCCAGTATGTCCAGatccacctgctgcag GATGACCCAGCCAGTGATGGAGACCTGGCCTTCCAGTTGAGCTCTCAGCCCTCCAGCTCCCACTCTCAGCTCACTGTTGACCTGCCTGTCAACATTTTACAG GAGTCTTCGGTGATTACAGAGGACGACAATGGCTCTGACAACTCCCAGTTCACAGGAAGCACAATCAACCTTCAGGACTTGGAGTGA